Below is a window of Banduia mediterranea DNA.
ATCCCGGCGCAGAAAAGCAGCAGCAGCCCGATCAGACGGCGCAGGCCGGCGGCGTGCTCGTGGGCCGCGGCGTAGACGCAGACCGGCAGCGCCACCGCGGGCACCAAAACAGCCATGACGCTGGCCTGCGGCGGCATCCCGGCGCGGAGCTGCAGGGCGCCGCTCCAGGCCAGCGTCGCCTCCTGCCCGGCAGCCGCCGCGGCCAGCGCCAGCGTCGCGGCCAGCGCCAGCGCCGCCACGGCGCCAAGGTAACCGCGATGCGCCGGCCCCGGCAGCACGGCCAAACCGGCAACGGCCGGCAACAGCGGCAACAGCCAGGGCGTCATCGCCGGAGCGTGCCGAGGCTGTCGACGGTGTCGATCTGGCGCCGCCGGAACAGGGCCGCGACCAGCGCGAAGCCGATCGCCATCTCCACCGCCATCACCGCCATCACCACGATCGCCAGCAACTGGCCCTTCGGGCTGCCGGCGGCGGCCATCGACCAAAAGCCGATGGCCGCCAGCAGCACACCGTTGAGCATCAGCTCCAGACCCATCATCAGCATGACGAAGGACTGCTGCGACAGTGCACCGTACAGGCCGATGCCGATCAGCGCTGCGGCGACGATGAGGACCAGCGCCAGCGTCACGGCGCGTCTCCGTGGCGGTCTTCGCCCTGCTCGTTCCGCGGCCGGCGCCCGGCCGGTTCACCGCCCGGCTCCAGACCCGGCGGCCGCGCCCCCGCGTCCGCCGGCCCGTAGCGGCCGTTGCGGCTGGACAGCACCACCGTGCCGATCATCGCCGCCAGCAGCGTCAGGCCGGCGGTCTCGAAGCTCAGCATCGACGGTCCCAGCAGTTCCGTACCAAGATCGCGGATCACCGGCCGCGCGGGATCGACCGGCCGCTCCGGAAGATCGCTGAACAGCACCGCGAGGCTCAAGCCGGCGAAGACGGCGATGCCGGCCAGCGCGGCGAAGCGCTGCTGGTGGACCATCGACATCGGGTTGAGGCCGGCCGGATTCATCATGAAGGCGACCATGAACAGCGCCATCACCATCATCTCCACGGCCATCATGAAAATCGTCGCCAAGCCCAGGTACGGGGCCGACAGCAGCAGCATGATCGCGCCGACGGCGAAGAACGAAAGCATCAGCAGGAAGGACGCGCGCACCATGCTGTCGGTGCGGAACACGCGCCAGCCGCAGAGCACGGCGACGGACGCCAGCACGGCGAAGGCGAGGTCCGCGGCGCTCATCGCAGCGCCCCCAGGCCGGCGACCAGCAGATCGACGAAGGCCAGCGGCATGAGCACGACCCACAGCAGCGTCATCATCCGCGCCGGCGGCGTGCGGGCCAGCGTCCGCTCCAGCGCCAGCACCAGCAGCAGCACGGCCGCAGACTTGAGCAGCAACCACAGCGGCGGTGGCAGCAGCGGCCCGAGGTAGCCGCCGAGAAAGGCGCTCGCCGCCACCGCCGAGAACGAAACCAGCATCGCCAGCTTGGCGACCCGCCAGCCCAGGCGCGCGCGGCCTGAGGCTTCGGCCTGAGTGCCGCCGGCGAGGTCGGTCGAGTCGCCGTAATCGAACGGCCCGCGCAAGCTCAGCGTCAGTCCGAGCAGCAGGAACAGCGGCAGCCCCAGCGGCTGGCGCAGCAGATTCCAGCCGTCGCGCTGGGATTCGACGATGGCCGGCAGCGACAGCGATTCGGCCGGCAGCGCCGCGCCGATCAGCACGAACATGCTCAGCAGCATCGTCGGCAGGCCGACCGCGACGTAGCGATAGGCGCCGATCAACGGCAGCGGGGCATTGGCCGACCATCCGTGCAGGAACACCGCGACCACTGTCAGCGCCTCGCAGGCGCCCCACAGCACGATGCCGGCATCCGGACGCGCTACAACGAGTTCCGGCGCCAGCGGCACCACGGACAGGCCGATCACGGCCAGCGCGAAGTACAGCAGCGGCGCCAGCGCCAGGTTCAGGGCGTCGGGCCGCTCGGTGGGGACACGCTGTTGCAGCAGCAGGCGCGCCGAGTCACAGGCCATCGCCAGCGGCGAACCGCCCTGCAGCAGCCGCGCGGCGGCGGCGGCGGCGAAAACCATGCCGAGCAGCAACACCGCAAGGCTTGCGGCAGCGGCCATCAGGCAGCCTCCGCCGGGGCGCCAGCCACCACGGACGGACCGGCTATGCGCAGCAGCGCCGGACTGTCGTAGCTGTTGATCAGCAGCAGCGCCTCGTGCCATTCCAGGCCCGGCAGCTGTCCGAGCAGCGGCGCGGCGTCTTCGCCTGACGCGGGCGTTCCGGAGAGGGCGCAGACGAGACGTTCGCGCACGCCGCCGAGCCGCGGCGGGATCGCCAGCAGTGCGCCGTGGCGGCGCGCGCGGCGCAGCAGGGCCGGGCCGTCGCCGGCCATGCCGGCCGCAGCGCGACGCGCCAGCTGCGGCAGTCCGAGCAGCTCCAGCAGGCGCGCGGCGAGGCGCAGCCCGGCGCCTGGCCCGGGGTCCGGCCAGGGCGGCGACAGGACCCGCGCATGTTGGATGACATCGCCCTGCAGTTCGAATTCCAGAGCAAGGCCCGGTGGCAGCAGCGGGAAGAACGGGCCGAGGCTCAGCTTGAGCGCGTCGAGCATCAGGCCGTCGCGGTGCTCCTTGCCCATCATCGGCATTGGCCGGCCGTAAGGCCTGCCGCCCATCATGCCTTCACCGCCCTGGCCATGCGAACCCTTGCCCTGCCACGGCGCTGGCGGCTCGTCGGGCAGAGTGTCCGGTTCGGATTCCAGCTCACCGCGAAACAGCCGCTGCTGGATGTCGTGCAGCAGCGGCAGTGGGTCGGCGCCCGCGTCGAGCGCCCAGGCGCGGCCGGGCAGGAAGCCGGGCTCGACGCCCCAGCACAGCGTTGCACGCGGATGCGGCAACTGGTCGTGCAGACGCATCAGCGGCTGCACATCGTGCGCGCGCAGCTCGCCGGCGACCAGCAGGACCGTGGCCTCACGGATGCTGCGCGCCATGCGCAGGCGCGGCGCATGCGCCAGGCGCGCCACACGCGCGGCAGCGCCGCCGCCGATCGCCGGGTAGACAACGGCGTCTGCACGGCCGGCCAGCCTGAGAAGTGCGCCTACTGCCACCGGAACACTCCTTCACGCCACGCATAGAGGATGCCGACCGACAAAATGGCGAGGAACATGCCCATCTCGCCCAGGGCCTTGATCCCTTCGGCAACGTAGACCACGGCCCAGGGATACATGAACATCATCTCCATCTCGAAGGCGATGAACAGAAGGGTCATCGGGTAGTAGCGCAAGTGATAGCGTTGCCAGGCATGCGTGGCCATCGTGCCGCCCCCAAGGAAGGGTGCGCGCTGAGGCCAGCTGGCTCCGCCCGGTTTATGCGGGCTGGCGACAAGGGCGGCCACGACTGCCGTCGACAAGGCGACACAGAGCATGACCGCAAACTGCAGCAATTGATCGTGCGACATCACGTCTTCTCAATAGTTCTGTAAGGAGCCGACGTCTCCCAAGCTGATTGCCATTGGGAACCTCACGGGGTGAAGTCGCGCTGAACTGGGAAGGCTCCCGCCGCGACTCGGAATCGAACGCATCCGGACAGCGGCGCACAGCCCCGCCCTGTCAGCACCTTCTTCGTGCTGCAGCTCCGGCGTATTCGTAGCCGACATGGCAGGGAAATTCGGGGGCGAAAACCTTCGGCAGCCGCAAACCGGTGCTACCAGTTCCGGAGACGCAACGGCAGCTGGCAACGAGGGGTGCCGAGACGATCTGTTTGAAGACGTACCAGGTAGGTCTACGGGTAGATCACAAGAGGGCCGAACCGGTACACAGCGCGTTCCAAACTGTCCGTGATTGCGGGGTAGAACCCCTCAAAAGCGGCGCTGCCAGGTAGTCACCCAAGTTCTCTGGGAAAAGGATCCGACGGCGACCCTTCCCGGATCTGAACCCGAACCGGGCACCGGGACGGCGATCGACATGATCGCTCATGCGCAATTGCGCAGGAAAACAGTCGCAGGGTCTCGGGCTCTGGCATGAATCGGATGCCAGACACCGCTTGCGAAAAATGTGGGCCCGGCGTGGACCCGGCCCAAACACAAAGGGCCTGTATCTCTGCAGGCCCTTGATTCTTTGGTGGAGCGGGTTACGGTGACAGCTTACTGTATCCCCTGCTCGGTCCGAACCAATTCGTGCGTTTTGTATACCGTCACCGTACCCCCCAAAGACGGATTTCTTGCTCGAACCGTTCAAATAGAATCGGGTGCCCTGGCGAACGCGCCTGCGTACTGGCACGACAAAGCGAATCGCATGGCAATTGGCCCAAGCGATGCAAGAATGCAAGCTGAGCAAAACGCGCATGGCCGAACTGCTCCATACCAGCCGTACGCAGGTCAATCGTCTGCTCAATCCAGCGGAAGGAAACGTCACACTGGAAACCCTTCAACGCGCGGCCGACGCCGTGGGCCGGAAACTGCGTCTGGAACTGGTTTGACCCAGGGCAGCAAGAAACCACGGCCCGCCGTCGCATTTGGGCGTTTACGCGCAGTGGCGTGGCCGTCATGCCAAGCTGGTAGGCGGGCTTGAAATGCTCAAGGATGACGCGCCACGAACTGTCGTCCCTCGCGCTTCCCCGGTGGCATTCATCGACGATGATGAGGTCGAAGAAGTCCGGCGGATAATCGCGGAAAAGCCCGGCGCGGCGCTCGTCCTCGGCAAGCGCCTGATAGATGGCGAAATACATTTCCCGGCTTTTGACGATCTCGCCGGATTCGATCTTGTGGCGCGCGTCCCCGAAGGGGGTAAAGGTCTTGTCCTTCGGGTCGTCGATGAGGATGTTGCGGTCGGCGAGGAACAGGATGCGCGGCTTGCGATGCTCCCCGGTCCTGTTCCAGCGGCTCGACCAGAGCTTCCAGCAAATCTGGAAGGCCACGATGGTCTTGCCCGTTCCCGTCGCCATGGTGAGAAGCAGGCGCTTCTTCCCGGCAAGGATGGCTTCGACCGCCCGGTTGATGGCGATCTGCTGGTAGTATCTCGGCGCCGTTGGTGGCGTAGGCGTATTTGAGGCCGAGGATTTCCGCATAGTCGCGGGCCTGCTGCACGGCATCGGTCGCGGATTTGTAGCTGGCCTTGGCCTCGACCACGGCTAGCGGAAAGTCCCGCGTGTAGCGCAGCAGATAGTCCACACGTTTGGGCGGCTTGCGGACAAAGCCCTTGCCCACGGGAATGACGCGGCCGTCCGTGATGGTGCGCTGCTCGGCGATGGAATGGGGTTCGTTATCCCACCCCGCCGATTGCAGCTTGGGCACGACGAATTTCCGGCATGTGTCGGCTTCGTTCGTCATGCTCCCCCGCTGCCCCCCTGTTGTTCTTCTACCTTGCGCTTTATCCAGTTTGCGATTTCCTGCCGCTGGAACCGCCACGATCCGCCGACCTTGAAGCCAGGAATCTTGCCTGCCGAGGCGAGCTTGTAGGCGGTCTTCTCATTGATCTTGAGAAGTTCCGCCACCTCCCGGATCGTCAGGATTTCGTCGCTCATGCGCCCGCCGTGACTCGTGTGGTTGGGGAAGTGTATAGAAGATCGGAGAAAATTAGGGAAGATAGCGGTGGCTGCCTATCCTGAGGTCGAGCAACGGCGGCAGGAACCGGAGCCGCCGCAGCATCATATTGAAAAATCCGCGCTAAAAGCGGATAACGAGATATGATCCGAGTCGAGCGATCAGCCTTGTCCACTTACGCTTCCGGCCTGCTTGCTGCGGGCCGGGGGGTCTTTTCTGCGGATGAAGCGCAGAAGGAGATCGGCATCAGCCGGGGCGCATTCCTCGACGCCGCCGAGCGTTTGCAGAGAGGCGCGGCCAGCTCATCCGGCCCCGGCGCGGCTTCTACGTGGTCGTACCGCCACAGCACGCCACGACGGGAGCGCCGCCGCCTGAGTGGTACATCGACGCCCTCATGCGCCATGAAAAGCGGCCCTATTATGTGGGGCTGCTGGCGGCGGCGGCGGCGGTCCACGGCGCTTCCCATCAGGCCGTCATGGAGTTTCAGGTCGTCACGGACAAACTTCTGCCCGACATCGAGGCCGGACGGACGCGGATCGTCTTTTCCTATCGCAAGGACATGGCGGCGGTGTCGTCGGGGGTCGAGGATCGCAAGACGCAATCGGGCTATATGAAGCTGTCCTCGCCGGAGCTGACGGCGCTCGATCTGGTGCGCTACCCGCAATCCGGCGCGGGCCTGGACAACATTGCGACGGTGCTTTCCGAGCTTGCCGAACGGCTGCAACCGGAAAAGCTCGCCTCCCTGTCGGGCGCTTTCGAGAGAGCGGTCGTGCAGCGCCTCGGGCATCTGCTCGGAAGGTTGGGGCACCCGCAGATAGCGGAAGCGATGTTCACGGCGCTATCGGCGCGGGGGCCGCTGCCGTGGGTCGAACTCGATCCCAAACAGGCAGGCGATCCCGATTTGTCGCCGCCGCCATCCGAACGCGATGAACGCTGGCGCGTGATCGTTCGCCGGCCGCCGGAGATCGACGAATGATCCCGCAGGATTACATCACCGCCTGGAGCCGCGTGCACTTGCGGCGCTCGACCTGCCAGGTCCGCATGTCATGTCGCGCCACCGCCGCCTGATGCCGGTTGCACGCTGCCCGATTGCGCCGGAGCGCCGCCTGCATCGCGGTCAGGCGCTGATACAGTTCGCCGCGACAACCGCTGTCTCGATTTCGGGGTCCACTTTAGATCTACAGGCTTGCGCTCCACGGCGACGGCACCAAGGGCCAGATGGGCGTGAAGAACATCGTCAGCTACCTGAACCGCAATCGCATCTTCACCCGCGACGGTGGGCGCTGGGGCATCGGCCAGGTCCACCGCATCCTGACCCGTCGCACCTACATGGGCGAGCACGAGTTCAACAAGCGGTCCAAGAGCAAGGAGTTGAAGCCGGTCAGCGAGATCGTGGTTGTGCCGGTGCACCCGATATCATCGACCGCGACACCTTCGACGCGGTGCAGGCGCTGCTCAAGGCCCGACATCCCACGGTGACGCCCTCCGCCGTCATCAGCGGCCCGACGATGCTCACCGGCCTGATCCACTGCGCCAAGTGCGGCGGAGCCATGACCATCCGCACCGGCTAGGGCGGGCGCTATCGTTACTACGCTTGCTCCATGAAAGCCCGACAGGGACCAACCGCGTGCGAGGGCATGGCCGTGCCGATGGACAAGCTGGACGGTCTTGTCGCCAGCCATCTCGAAGACCGTCTGCTCCAGCCCGAACGACTGGAAACGATCCAGGCCACAGTCCTCGACCGCAGACAGGAACGGTCCGAGCGCCAACGCGAGCATATCGCCGAGCTGAACAGGCGTGCGGCGGAGTCGGAAGCCCGCCTCAAGCGCCTCTACGACGCCATCGAAGCGGGCGTCGCCGATCTGGACGACCCGGCGCTCAAGGACCGCATCGACGGCCTCAAGGCCATTCGCGATCAGGCGAAGGCCGATGCCGAGCGCTCCCAGGCCATGCTTCAGAACTCAGGAAGCAAGGCGGTCACGCCACAGATGTTGAGCAAATTCGCCCGCACCGCACGTCAGCGTATCCGGCTTGAAGGGGGCGGCTACCGCCGCGACCATCTTCCGCGCGTTCGCCCAACGCGTCGAGGTCGCCGAAGGCGAGGTTCGTATCATGGGATCGAAGTCTCGGCTGCTCCAGACGCTTGTGGCGAACGGCGGCGCAAACGCAGTGCCCACTCAGGGACTGAAGTGGCGGAGAGAGAGGGATTACTCGGGTTCTGCGGAACCCTCGCCCTTCGGGCCGCGCTGCGCGCGTTCGATTCGGGCTTTGCCCGAATCGTCGACCCAGGCTTCGATTGTTCGAGGGTTCGAATCCCCGATTGCGCCGCACGACTCAAACGTCGAGTTTCCGGCGATTGCATTTGGCGGAGAGAGAGGGATTACTCGGGTTCTGCGGAACCCTCGCCCTTCGGGCCGCGCTGCGCGCGTTCGATTCGGGCTTTGCCCGAATCGTCGACCCAGGCTTCGATTGTGACCCACGGGATGGTTAGGGGGAAAGCGGGAAGAAGTCGGACGAAGCGGGATGAAGTGGGATCGGCCGAAGAAACAACGAGTTAGAATTTTTCGGCGAAAAATTTTCGTTCGCTTGGTTTGGGGGGCGAACTGAAGCGCGCGCCGTATGGTTTGGGGTCATGCCGCCAATTCGATGAGTCGCTCTATGAAAGAGTCTATCGACTCGCCGTCGGCTAAGTGCCTCGCGTGGACTTGAGCGATTAGGTCCGCAGCGGCCGCCTTCTTCTCCGGGGACAACTGCAGGCCTCGCGATTGCACAAAGCGCTCAAGCGCCAACCAAGCTGATCTAGCTTCCTGATATGCGTCCTGCCGCGCGTGCACAACCGAAGGGGATATCCCGACCTGACCCTCCGCGACGCCAAATGGTGTGGCGTATGAATTCAGCAACGGGGCTCCGCGCTTCGGCTCCTCCCCAGTTGCTAGCCATGCCACGTTGACAGGCGCTGCCTTCGCCAGTTTGACCAGCCGCTGGCGCGATGGATCGGATACGCCATCAGCCCATTTTCGGATTGTTCGTTCCGGTATTCCGGACTTTCGGGCAAGGGCGCCAATGCCGCCCGAATCTTCGATCACCTCCTGGACCCGCTTGGCGAATAGTAGGTAACTGTTCTCGCCTGCAACTGTGACCAGCTCGGCGTCCAGTTCGTCGGCGGTCACTGTATATCCCAAGGCATTGAATCCATGAACAAATAGGCCGATCTATCGGCCGAATCGGTCACATTTAAACAGTGACCGGCCGTTTTGGGCTTGACACCGGCCGAATTGGTCCGCAAAGTTGCCGCCATTACACGCGACAACTCAAAGACCCCATGAAAATAGACAAGCCCCCCAAAGCCGTACTGGCAGACCCGCTCAAACGCCGGGTTTGGGTGATCTACCAACTCAGCCTGCGCCAGCAGTGCCTGGCCGATGTGGCCCGATCGGCCAACGTGGACCGCCGGACGCTTTACCACGTCTTCGTCCGGCCGTATCCGCGGATGGAATACCACGTCGCGCTGTCGGTCGGACTCAAGCCGCAAGAGCTGTTTCCGGAACGATACGACGAGCATGGGATACCAAACGGCCGCCGCCGGACCCGAATTGCCGTTTCGTACAGTCATGGCGGCAAGAATAACCCGGCCAAGGGTCGGCGCAATACGCAGTCCAGCAAAGCGGCCTAGACATGACACGCCGCGACTCCGTCACGCTCGAACTGTTCCAGGTGCCGCAGCCTGCGGCGCCAGTTGAAGCAGGCATGGATTACCGAGCGACGGTGTCGCGCATGGTCAGCGACATGCTGGATGGCGCCGGCACACACCGTGCGGATGTGGCGGCCGAATGCTCCCGACTAGTCGGTAAGGACATCAGCAAATACATGCTGGACGCCTATAGCTCTCCGGCACGCGAGGACTACAACGCGCCCGCGTATCTGATGCCGGCGCTGGAATCGGCCTGCGCCACACACGCCTTTTCCGGCTGGATCGCGGAAGTCCGCGGCGGCCAGCTACTGATCGGCGCCGAAGCTCTGAATGCCGAGCTGGGGCGCCTTGAGCAAATCAAGCACGCGACCGCGGTCCGTATCCGCGATCTCAAGCGTGCGATGGGGGAACACCTATGAAACGTCTGTTCGACGCGCTGCTGCGTCGTTTCGGCCTCGTCCGGGCGTCACAACGCCGGGCGGAGCTGCGCAATTTGCGGGTGCATCTGCAGCTGGCGCTGCGGGTTACCGATCCCGCCCAGTTCATGGGCGCCGCTGCAGGAGGCGGGCAAGAGCCCAGCGCCCCCGACCGAGTCCCGCAGGCGGTGCCCACCTTCCCCCCAGCCGCCGGTTCCCCCCGTACCGGTGGCTCCCTTTCCCCGCGCAGCCCCGCGCGCGGGGCTTTCTATTCAGAGGCATCGGTTCCGCCAAAGCAATGGTTCAACGCGCGCGAATTGGCCGAGCGTTGTTTACCGGGAATGCCGGAAACCGAGCGCGGCATTCAGATCAAGGCAGAGCGCGAACACTGGACGTTTCGCAAACATCGTGGCCTCGGTGGGGGGCGGGACTATCACATCCGCAATTTGCCCTCGTCTGTGCGCGAGGCGCTGCAGTGAAGGCGTGGTTCACGGCGGCCGAGCTGGCTGGCCTGCCTGCGATGCCTGCCACCAAATCTGGAACGATTCGTTTCTTGGAACGAGCCGGTTTGTCGTGGCGAAAGCGCGCTGGTCGCGGCGGCGGCCGCGAGTACAGCCTCGACGCCCTGCCGGCCGAGACCCGCAAGGCCCTGGCCTCGCGCGAAATGCAGCGCAACCGATCCACCCAGCGCGCCGCGTCGGCAGGCGCCGAGGCTGGCATCGCACTGCGCCAGGCGCACACGACCAATCGCG
It encodes the following:
- the nuoK gene encoding NADH-quinone oxidoreductase subunit NuoK, producing MTLALVLIVAAALIGIGLYGALSQQSFVMLMMGLELMLNGVLLAAIGFWSMAAAGSPKGQLLAIVVMAVMAVEMAIGFALVAALFRRRQIDTVDSLGTLRR
- a CDS encoding NADH-quinone oxidoreductase subunit J family protein, which translates into the protein MSAADLAFAVLASVAVLCGWRVFRTDSMVRASFLLMLSFFAVGAIMLLLSAPYLGLATIFMMAVEMMVMALFMVAFMMNPAGLNPMSMVHQQRFAALAGIAVFAGLSLAVLFSDLPERPVDPARPVIRDLGTELLGPSMLSFETAGLTLLAAMIGTVVLSSRNGRYGPADAGARPPGLEPGGEPAGRRPRNEQGEDRHGDAP
- a CDS encoding NADH-quinone oxidoreductase subunit H, with the protein product MAAAASLAVLLLGMVFAAAAAARLLQGGSPLAMACDSARLLLQQRVPTERPDALNLALAPLLYFALAVIGLSVVPLAPELVVARPDAGIVLWGACEALTVVAVFLHGWSANAPLPLIGAYRYVAVGLPTMLLSMFVLIGAALPAESLSLPAIVESQRDGWNLLRQPLGLPLFLLLGLTLSLRGPFDYGDSTDLAGGTQAEASGRARLGWRVAKLAMLVSFSAVAASAFLGGYLGPLLPPPLWLLLKSAAVLLLVLALERTLARTPPARMMTLLWVVLMPLAFVDLLVAGLGALR
- a CDS encoding NADH-quinone oxidoreductase subunit A; its protein translation is MSHDQLLQFAVMLCVALSTAVVAALVASPHKPGGASWPQRAPFLGGGTMATHAWQRYHLRYYPMTLLFIAFEMEMMFMYPWAVVYVAEGIKALGEMGMFLAILSVGILYAWREGVFRWQ
- a CDS encoding helix-turn-helix domain-containing protein, encoding MSDEILTIREVAELLKINEKTAYKLASAGKIPGFKVGGSWRFQRQEIANWIKRKVEEQQGGSGGA
- a CDS encoding type IV toxin-antitoxin system AbiEi family antitoxin; the protein is MRHEKRPYYVGLLAAAAAVHGASHQAVMEFQVVTDKLLPDIEAGRTRIVFSYRKDMAAVSSGVEDRKTQSGYMKLSSPELTALDLVRYPQSGAGLDNIATVLSELAERLQPEKLASLSGAFERAVVQRLGHLLGRLGHPQIAEAMFTALSARGPLPWVELDPKQAGDPDLSPPPSERDERWRVIVRRPPEIDE
- a CDS encoding helix-turn-helix domain-containing protein, whose amino-acid sequence is MTADELDAELVTVAGENSYLLFAKRVQEVIEDSGGIGALARKSGIPERTIRKWADGVSDPSRQRLVKLAKAAPVNVAWLATGEEPKRGAPLLNSYATPFGVAEGQVGISPSVVHARQDAYQEARSAWLALERFVQSRGLQLSPEKKAAAADLIAQVHARHLADGESIDSFIERLIELAA
- a CDS encoding helix-turn-helix domain-containing protein; translation: MKIDKPPKAVLADPLKRRVWVIYQLSLRQQCLADVARSANVDRRTLYHVFVRPYPRMEYHVALSVGLKPQELFPERYDEHGIPNGRRRTRIAVSYSHGGKNNPAKGRRNTQSSKAA
- a CDS encoding DNA-binding protein: MKRLFDALLRRFGLVRASQRRAELRNLRVHLQLALRVTDPAQFMGAAAGGGQEPSAPDRVPQAVPTFPPAAGSPRTGGSLSPRSPARGAFYSEASVPPKQWFNARELAERCLPGMPETERGIQIKAEREHWTFRKHRGLGGGRDYHIRNLPSSVREALQ